In Crinalium epipsammum PCC 9333, the following are encoded in one genomic region:
- a CDS encoding rhomboid family intramembrane serine protease: MIPISDNIPNRSQPLVNYLLIGFNICIFLGELKLDIAGKLQNFINHWGIIPNRIITVILDAFTTHNPAAWVAVMIGAGSLLSAMFLHSSFSQILGNLLFLFVFGKNIEAHFGHLRYLIFYMISGIATEILQILVEPKLTIPLLGANGAIASVLGAYIFLFPKARIETILPLVIIFIPITLPAWFYLFWWFIQQAFYGIGSLNIAGGINLFSIGYWAHGLGIIIGIILIWYAQRGKTKIRQI, translated from the coding sequence ATGATTCCTATTAGCGATAATATCCCTAATCGCAGCCAACCGCTAGTCAATTATTTACTTATAGGCTTTAATATCTGCATATTTCTAGGCGAATTAAAATTAGATATTGCTGGTAAATTACAAAATTTTATTAACCACTGGGGAATAATTCCAAATCGAATTATTACTGTGATTTTAGATGCTTTCACAACTCATAATCCGGCTGCATGGGTAGCCGTTATGATAGGCGCTGGTTCTTTACTATCAGCAATGTTTCTCCACAGCAGCTTTAGCCAGATTTTAGGTAATCTGCTGTTTTTGTTTGTTTTTGGTAAAAATATTGAGGCTCATTTTGGGCATTTGCGATACTTAATATTTTACATGATTTCTGGGATTGCAACAGAAATATTACAAATACTTGTTGAGCCAAAGTTAACAATACCATTGTTAGGAGCAAATGGCGCGATCGCATCTGTACTTGGCGCTTACATCTTCTTATTTCCTAAAGCCAGAATTGAAACTATCTTACCGCTAGTAATTATTTTTATACCTATCACCTTACCAGCATGGTTTTATCTATTCTGGTGGTTTATTCAACAAGCATTTTATGGCATTGGTAGTTTAAATATTGCTGGTGGGATTAATTTGTTCAGCATCGGTTATTGGGCGCATGGCTTGGGAATTATCATAGGAATAATTTTAATTTGGTATGCCCAAAGAGGTAAGACGAAGATAAGACAGATATAG
- the hemW gene encoding radical SAM family heme chaperone HemW, translated as MPVNQLLNKLQKYQSSRNSVIPKSAYLHIPFCRRRCYYCDFPVSVVGNKTGENSGTIQQYIEFLSQEISITPKLGYPLETIFFGGGTPSLLSVEQLKHLLDVLNRQFGIAANAEISMEIDPGTFNYQQIQGYLDAGVNRISMGVQAFQDELLHICGRSHNVSDIYASVEIIRAAGVPNFSIDLISGLPHQTLAQWQASLEIAVAIAPNHISIYDLIIESVTAFGRQYQPGDKPLPTDETAANMYRLAQQVLTSKGYQHYEISNYSQPGYQCRHNRVYWENRPYYAFGMGASSYVDGCRFTRPRKTREYYEWVQQLTQNNGTFECPQISENEVLLETLMLGLRMAEGLSLQTLAEQFGEETIQQIWDCLQDYCKQGWVEILDKNCGLIKLGEIKYNNQFPNAGRIRLSDPEGFLFSNTILATLFSKLGED; from the coding sequence ATGCCAGTCAATCAATTGTTAAATAAGTTACAAAAATATCAGTCATCTAGAAATAGTGTAATTCCCAAATCTGCATATTTGCATATTCCCTTTTGTAGACGTAGATGCTATTACTGCGATTTTCCGGTTTCAGTTGTAGGTAATAAGACAGGGGAAAATTCTGGTACTATCCAGCAATATATAGAGTTTTTATCTCAAGAAATCTCAATTACACCAAAATTGGGGTATCCGTTAGAAACGATTTTTTTTGGTGGTGGTACACCATCACTGTTATCTGTAGAACAGTTAAAACACTTGCTGGATGTACTAAATAGGCAATTTGGAATTGCGGCTAATGCTGAGATTTCAATGGAAATCGACCCAGGTACGTTTAATTACCAACAAATTCAAGGGTATTTAGATGCGGGTGTGAATCGTATTAGTATGGGTGTGCAAGCGTTTCAAGACGAATTATTGCATATATGTGGGCGATCGCACAATGTCTCGGATATCTACGCATCAGTCGAAATTATTCGCGCAGCAGGTGTACCCAATTTCAGCATAGATTTAATTTCTGGGTTGCCCCATCAAACTTTAGCACAATGGCAAGCTTCTTTAGAAATAGCCGTTGCGATCGCACCCAATCACATATCAATTTATGACTTAATTATCGAGTCTGTAACTGCTTTTGGACGACAATATCAACCAGGCGATAAACCTTTACCTACTGATGAAACAGCAGCTAATATGTATCGACTAGCGCAGCAAGTCCTTACCAGTAAAGGTTATCAGCATTACGAAATTTCTAACTATTCCCAACCTGGTTATCAATGTCGTCATAATCGAGTTTACTGGGAAAATCGTCCTTATTATGCTTTTGGGATGGGTGCATCTAGCTATGTTGATGGGTGTAGATTCACTCGCCCCCGCAAAACACGGGAGTATTATGAATGGGTACAACAGCTAACTCAAAATAATGGGACTTTTGAATGTCCTCAAATTTCTGAAAATGAAGTTTTGTTAGAAACTTTAATGTTAGGGTTGCGGATGGCAGAAGGTTTAAGTTTACAAACTTTAGCTGAACAATTTGGAGAAGAAACTATCCAACAAATTTGGGATTGTTTGCAAGATTATTGTAAACAGGGTTGGGTAGAAATTTTAGATAAAAATTGCGGCTTAATAAAGTTGGGTGAAATTAAATATAATAATCAATTTCCAAATGCTGGTAGAATCAGGTTAAGTGATCCTGAAGGGTTTTTATTTTCTAATACAATTCTTGCGACTTTATTTAGTAAGTTAGGAGAAGATTAA
- a CDS encoding PIN/TRAM domain-containing protein translates to MVDAIIIIILILAAAGIGFDSVELLPSTALKQVTNVEALRWITAAFAALVGGAFGLVVQTAYRRLEAQVREMPAEVLLTRAIGLILGLLVANLMLAPVFWLPMPIDFAFLKPLLTILASVMFCYLGVSLADTHGKSFLRLINPHSMDMLVAEGTLKPASTKVVDTSCIIDGRIEELLKTGFIEGQILVPQFVLQELQQLADSSNDMKRVRGRRGLDILNSMKETFADRIVIHAADYDDISTVDAKLVRFTQEINGTLLSNDYNLTKVANLQKVLVLNVNDLSQAVRPVYLPGDWLDLKIIKEGKEPAQGIGYLNDGTMVVVEEGRKYVGGELRVIVTSALQTSAGRMIFARPQASFVA, encoded by the coding sequence ATGGTTGATGCAATCATCATAATTATACTTATTCTAGCAGCAGCAGGGATAGGCTTCGACAGCGTTGAATTACTTCCCAGCACTGCGTTGAAGCAGGTGACAAATGTTGAAGCTTTGCGCTGGATAACTGCTGCCTTTGCTGCCTTAGTCGGCGGTGCATTTGGGTTGGTTGTCCAAACAGCCTATCGCCGTTTAGAAGCGCAAGTTCGGGAAATGCCCGCCGAAGTTTTATTAACCAGAGCGATTGGGTTAATACTTGGGCTATTAGTTGCTAACTTAATGCTGGCTCCAGTTTTCTGGCTGCCAATGCCTATAGACTTTGCCTTCCTAAAACCACTACTAACAATTTTAGCTAGTGTGATGTTTTGCTACTTAGGAGTTAGTCTTGCTGATACTCATGGTAAGTCATTTTTAAGGCTAATTAATCCTCATAGCATGGATATGTTGGTAGCAGAAGGTACTCTCAAACCAGCCTCTACCAAGGTGGTTGATACTAGCTGCATTATTGATGGTCGGATTGAGGAACTACTAAAAACAGGCTTTATTGAGGGGCAAATCCTTGTTCCCCAGTTTGTTTTGCAAGAACTCCAACAACTTGCTGATTCTTCCAATGACATGAAGCGAGTCAGGGGACGCAGAGGGTTAGATATCCTCAACAGCATGAAAGAAACTTTTGCAGACAGAATCGTTATCCATGCTGCTGACTACGATGATATCTCCACGGTAGATGCTAAATTAGTGCGTTTCACCCAAGAAATTAACGGCACACTTTTAAGTAATGACTACAACCTGACTAAAGTTGCCAACTTGCAGAAAGTATTAGTATTGAATGTTAACGATTTATCTCAAGCGGTGCGCCCAGTTTATTTACCAGGTGACTGGCTAGATTTGAAAATTATCAAGGAAGGTAAAGAACCTGCACAGGGGATAGGCTATCTGAATGATGGCACGATGGTAGTTGTAGAAGAAGGGCGTAAATATGTCGGTGGTGAACTACGGGTTATTGTCACCAGTGCATTACAAACCTCTGCTGGTAGAATGATTTTTGCACGACCGCAAGCATCTTTTGTCGCGTGA
- the htpG gene encoding molecular chaperone HtpG: MTIKEQGTITIHSENIFPIIKKSLYTDHEIFLRELISNAVDAIQKLKMVSLSGEFQGELNEPEIQITIDKEQKTLSITDNGIGMTADEVKKYINQVAFSSAEEFINKYKNNGDQQIIGHFGLGFYSSFMVASQVEIDTLSFQADAQAVHWSCDGSPKFQLDESSRTGRGTTVTLTLQEEEQEYLEPARIRQLIKTYCDFMPVPIKLDGEVVNQQKALWKQSPQNLTKEDYLEFYRYLYPFQEEPLLWVHLNTDYPFILNGILYFPKLKPDVDVSKGQIKLFCNQVFVSDHCEEIIPKFLLPLRGVIDSTDIPLNVSRSALTNDRTVKRIADYIAKKVGDRLKELYRENREEYIRCWQDLGTFVKFGSLNDDKFNKQVEDIIIFRTTYKENNPQPETASETPAVQVQTEDDAWQDVTPATTEPAAAKNGEVYTTLKEYLERNKERHENRVFYCTEPVTQATYVQLHKNQGLEVLFMDSFIDSHFISFLEQEYSDVKFTRVDSELDETLIDKDKAGEIVDPTTNKTRSEQIKELFEKALNKPKLNIRTEALKSDDPQGTPPAMVLLPEFLRRLREMNALMQQQNMEFPEEHILVVNTAHPLIQNLVNLNQGSVIQGEGESPSGQLVDLMCHHIYDLALMAQKGFDAEGMKSFVERSNQVLTRLTER; the protein is encoded by the coding sequence ATGACTATCAAAGAACAAGGCACAATCACTATACATAGTGAGAATATCTTTCCCATTATCAAAAAATCTCTCTACACAGACCACGAAATCTTCTTACGGGAACTCATATCCAACGCAGTCGATGCCATCCAAAAATTAAAGATGGTTTCCTTGTCAGGAGAATTTCAAGGTGAACTAAACGAGCCAGAAATTCAAATTACTATTGACAAAGAGCAAAAAACCCTCTCCATTACTGATAACGGCATCGGTATGACTGCCGATGAAGTCAAAAAATACATCAATCAAGTTGCCTTCTCTAGTGCTGAAGAATTTATTAACAAGTACAAAAATAATGGCGACCAGCAAATTATTGGTCACTTTGGACTAGGTTTTTATTCCTCTTTCATGGTGGCGAGTCAAGTTGAAATTGATACACTTTCATTTCAAGCAGACGCGCAAGCTGTCCATTGGTCTTGTGATGGTTCACCAAAGTTTCAGTTAGATGAGTCATCTCGCACAGGGCGCGGTACTACTGTTACTCTTACTCTCCAAGAAGAAGAGCAAGAATATTTAGAACCTGCTAGAATTCGTCAATTAATTAAAACTTACTGCGACTTCATGCCAGTACCCATCAAACTAGATGGAGAAGTCGTCAACCAGCAAAAGGCACTTTGGAAACAATCACCTCAAAACCTTACCAAAGAAGATTATCTAGAGTTTTATCGCTATCTCTATCCTTTCCAAGAAGAACCCTTACTGTGGGTACACCTCAACACAGATTATCCGTTTATTCTCAATGGGATTCTTTACTTTCCCAAGCTTAAACCTGATGTCGATGTTTCCAAAGGACAAATTAAGCTATTCTGCAATCAGGTATTTGTTAGCGACCACTGCGAAGAAATTATCCCTAAATTCTTGCTACCGTTACGGGGTGTAATTGATAGCACAGATATTCCTCTTAACGTTTCTCGTAGTGCGTTGACAAACGATCGCACAGTAAAACGTATAGCTGATTATATCGCGAAAAAAGTAGGCGATCGCCTCAAAGAACTTTACCGCGAAAACCGCGAAGAATATATTCGCTGTTGGCAGGATTTGGGAACCTTCGTTAAATTTGGTTCCCTCAACGACGACAAATTTAACAAACAAGTCGAAGATATTATTATCTTCCGCACCACCTACAAAGAAAATAACCCTCAACCAGAAACAGCCAGCGAGACACCAGCAGTACAAGTACAAACAGAAGATGATGCTTGGCAAGATGTTACCCCAGCAACTACTGAACCTGCTGCTGCCAAAAATGGAGAAGTTTATACTACTCTCAAAGAATACTTAGAACGCAACAAAGAACGCCACGAAAATCGCGTATTTTACTGCACCGAACCTGTAACCCAAGCAACTTACGTGCAACTGCACAAAAATCAGGGTTTAGAAGTCCTATTTATGGACTCCTTTATTGATAGCCACTTCATCAGCTTCTTAGAACAGGAATATTCTGATGTTAAGTTCACCCGTGTAGACTCAGAGCTAGATGAAACATTAATTGACAAAGACAAAGCGGGAGAAATAGTTGACCCGACAACTAACAAAACTCGTAGTGAACAAATCAAAGAGTTATTTGAAAAAGCTCTCAACAAACCTAAACTAAATATACGCACCGAAGCACTCAAATCAGATGACCCCCAAGGAACACCACCAGCAATGGTATTGTTACCAGAATTTTTGCGGCGTTTACGCGAAATGAACGCTTTGATGCAACAGCAAAATATGGAGTTTCCTGAAGAACATATTTTAGTCGTAAATACAGCACATCCACTGATTCAAAACTTAGTTAACTTGAATCAAGGTAGTGTAATTCAAGGTGAAGGCGAATCGCCTAGCGGTCAATTAGTTGACCTCATGTGTCACCATATCTATGATTTAGCATTGATGGCACAAAAAGGATTTGACGCTGAAGGAATGAAATCATTTGTTGAACGTTCTAACCAAGTATTAACACGCTTAACAGAACGTTAG
- a CDS encoding Uma2 family endonuclease codes for MQLELNQLSVPPGQRVLLKNVSWQMFESILDELGEGRAARISYSQGTLEIMTPLPEHENDKVIIGDFVKAILEELDIEFVSLGSTTFKNKVMVQSVEPDDCFYIKNEAAIRGKKRIDLTIDPPPDLAIEIDLTYRTQFNNYEFLKVPELWRYNGQRLQINILHNGKYVESQNSHIFSEIPLKETIPQYVEQSKIIGRNATMKAFRTWVKEQLNR; via the coding sequence ATGCAACTCGAATTGAATCAATTGAGTGTTCCGCCAGGTCAAAGAGTACTGTTGAAAAATGTTAGCTGGCAGATGTTTGAAAGTATTTTAGATGAACTAGGGGAAGGTCGGGCTGCTCGAATTTCCTATAGTCAAGGAACTTTAGAAATTATGACTCCTTTACCAGAACATGAAAATGACAAAGTAATTATTGGTGACTTTGTAAAAGCAATATTAGAAGAACTAGATATTGAATTTGTGAGCCTTGGCTCAACAACCTTTAAAAATAAAGTTATGGTTCAAAGTGTAGAGCCAGATGATTGCTTTTATATTAAAAATGAAGCAGCTATAAGAGGGAAAAAAAGGATAGATTTAACTATAGATCCACCTCCCGATTTAGCTATTGAAATTGATCTTACTTATAGAACTCAGTTTAATAATTATGAATTTTTAAAAGTGCCTGAATTGTGGCGATACAATGGACAAAGACTACAAATTAATATCTTGCACAATGGCAAATATGTTGAATCACAAAATAGCCATATTTTTTCAGAAATACCCCTGAAAGAGACTATTCCTCAGTATGTAGAGCAAAGCAAAATTATCGGTAGAAATGCTACTATGAAAGCATTTCGTACATGGGTAAAAGAGCAATTGAATAGGTAA
- the rpmB gene encoding 50S ribosomal protein L28, protein MARKCELTGKKANNAFAVSHSHRRTKKLQQPNLQWKRIWWAEGKRWVRLRLSTKAIKTLDNKGLALMAKEAGINLNQY, encoded by the coding sequence ATGGCGCGTAAATGTGAATTAACAGGCAAAAAAGCTAACAATGCCTTTGCAGTTTCCCACTCCCACCGTCGCACCAAGAAGCTACAACAGCCAAACTTACAATGGAAGCGGATTTGGTGGGCAGAAGGTAAGCGTTGGGTAAGACTGAGACTTTCTACTAAAGCAATTAAGACTTTAGACAACAAAGGACTAGCACTAATGGCTAAGGAAGCGGGGATTAATTTAAACCAATATTAA
- a CDS encoding prepilin-type N-terminal cleavage/methylation domain-containing protein: protein MLKIHHRNKSAGFTLVEILAAILLLTFFLSVTMQAMVIAAMFKVKAKRYNVATAWIQEDLESVRNQASLLSQSLMSVSLSVAISTPSTTQIIVDKIGTLAVNDKIIIGDAGKIFTITAIAGTTITLDSSIGKNLVVNSQIIETTLCSATDKTKGFANELNNNLIPISTNNSTKSLASTTDQKYQITRTTTLKDAKVLEVLYKVTPQNKTTPVIATSFSEVIPDVSFYCPQ from the coding sequence ATGTTAAAAATTCATCATCGTAACAAATCAGCAGGATTTACTTTAGTTGAAATTTTGGCAGCGATTTTATTATTAACATTCTTTCTTTCTGTAACCATGCAAGCGATGGTAATTGCTGCTATGTTTAAAGTGAAAGCTAAACGTTATAACGTAGCTACCGCATGGATTCAGGAAGATTTAGAGAGCGTAAGAAATCAAGCATCACTATTATCGCAATCATTAATGAGCGTTTCTTTATCTGTAGCGATAAGTACTCCATCCACCACACAGATTATAGTTGATAAGATAGGTACATTGGCAGTAAACGACAAAATTATTATCGGTGATGCTGGTAAGATTTTCACCATTACAGCAATTGCTGGTACGACTATCACATTAGATTCGTCAATAGGGAAAAATTTAGTTGTTAATAGTCAAATTATAGAAACTACTTTATGCAGTGCTACAGATAAAACTAAGGGATTTGCTAACGAATTAAATAATAATTTAATACCTATATCTACAAATAATAGTACAAAATCTCTTGCAAGTACAACAGACCAAAAGTATCAAATTACGCGTACAACTACTCTTAAAGATGCTAAGGTCTTAGAAGTTTTATATAAGGTTACTCCTCAAAACAAAACAACTCCAGTAATAGCAACAAGTTTTTCTGAGGTAATCCCTGATGTCAGTTTTTATTGCCCGCAATAA
- a CDS encoding prepilin-type N-terminal cleavage/methylation domain-containing protein codes for MSVFIARNNSKGFTLLEMMIVLMLVGIMAAIATPSFLAMNNNSKVNDAVTKVSGALQEAQKEAMRKSQTCGVQVSLVTINNKATPVLTGVFEKKDANGNLIKDANGNSIPVQADSCLTTGQRVLTDISITNSPTLPWNIYFDYKGRINNASSAGTIYFSILNTPTPEKCITISQGIGLFRPGKKSGNSCTTTQLN; via the coding sequence ATGTCAGTTTTTATTGCCCGCAATAACAGTAAGGGATTTACCTTACTAGAAATGATGATTGTCCTGATGCTTGTTGGCATTATGGCAGCAATTGCAACTCCTAGCTTTTTGGCTATGAATAATAATAGTAAAGTAAATGATGCTGTTACCAAAGTAAGTGGTGCATTGCAAGAAGCGCAAAAAGAGGCAATGCGTAAAAGTCAAACTTGTGGTGTTCAGGTATCCCTTGTAACGATTAATAATAAAGCTACTCCAGTTTTAACAGGAGTGTTTGAGAAAAAAGATGCAAATGGGAACCTCATAAAAGATGCAAATGGTAACTCCATACCCGTACAGGCTGACAGTTGTTTAACTACAGGTCAGCGAGTCCTCACAGATATTTCTATAACTAATAGTCCAACTCTTCCTTGGAATATATATTTTGACTATAAAGGAAGAATAAACAATGCTTCAAGCGCAGGCACAATTTACTTTTCTATTCTCAACACACCGACTCCAGAAAAATGTATCACAATTTCTCAAGGCATAGGCTTGTTTAGACCAGGTAAGAAAAGCGGTAATAGTTGCACTACTACTCAATTAAATTAA
- a CDS encoding type II secretion system protein, whose product MKRNIYKSLKITTQGKKKADVGFTLIELLLAASLMGIVITVSGWGLSAILLANARGEAESVVSNNLARAIDFISDDIKTANSASTTPPSNVWTDLGHASASAKLYLQIPIKNIESFPSVGISTFTINSHGLANGDPVILAGSGTLPAPFVKNSVYYVINTATNTFDLSTTVGGSAVVATSAGTGTIVANNLVIYYIRDNTGTWLDPKTVNRSNGPCSTATKCYALVDAIADDGFGFTATVTNSRQVNLSLKGRLNKNNNNKSTTTLSTQAFVRNTPP is encoded by the coding sequence ATGAAAAGAAATATTTATAAAAGTTTAAAAATAACAACTCAAGGCAAAAAAAAAGCTGATGTAGGTTTTACGTTAATCGAATTACTATTAGCTGCATCCCTTATGGGAATTGTGATTACTGTCTCTGGTTGGGGATTAAGTGCTATATTGCTAGCTAATGCTCGCGGCGAAGCAGAAAGTGTAGTTAGCAATAACTTAGCTCGTGCGATCGACTTTATCAGCGATGATATTAAAACTGCAAATAGTGCTAGTACTACTCCCCCAAGCAATGTATGGACAGATTTAGGTCATGCTTCGGCTAGCGCAAAATTATACTTGCAAATTCCCATAAAAAATATTGAGAGTTTTCCAAGTGTTGGTATTTCAACGTTTACTATTAATAGTCATGGGCTGGCTAATGGAGATCCAGTTATTCTTGCAGGTTCTGGTACGCTTCCTGCACCTTTTGTAAAAAATTCCGTTTACTATGTGATTAATACAGCTACCAATACTTTTGATTTATCAACTACAGTGGGCGGTAGTGCTGTTGTTGCAACGAGTGCAGGAACAGGGACTATAGTAGCAAATAACTTGGTTATTTACTATATCCGTGATAACACAGGTACATGGTTAGATCCTAAAACTGTTAACCGTTCTAATGGACCTTGTTCAACTGCCACTAAGTGTTATGCCCTTGTTGATGCAATTGCAGATGATGGATTTGGATTTACAGCTACAGTCACAAATTCACGGCAAGTAAACCTTTCTTTAAAGGGTAGACTGAATAAAAATAATAACAATAAAAGTACTACAACTTTAAGCACTCAAGCATTTGTCAGGAATACTCCTCCTTAA
- a CDS encoding pilus assembly FimT family protein has product MKVGLKYFLSQIAIVPNNNRGFTLLELLIVLTIVGIMAAVAVPSFMAMYNNRKINEAVASSQGALQEAQREAMRKSKTCSAKLVKIGQKINPTDTTTVTSPVIRGNPESCLITGDRNLKGIVLNHNVTTHDDSNETPWEITFDYKGRTNAVTNAGTVFFSIPNTPSQEKCITTSQGIGLFRTGKRNGNSCKTTQLE; this is encoded by the coding sequence ATGAAAGTTGGTTTGAAGTACTTCCTGAGCCAAATAGCTATTGTCCCGAATAATAATAGGGGATTTACTTTACTAGAATTGCTGATTGTCTTAACAATAGTTGGGATTATGGCAGCAGTTGCAGTTCCTAGCTTTATGGCTATGTATAACAACAGAAAAATCAATGAGGCTGTTGCTTCTTCACAAGGAGCATTGCAAGAAGCGCAAAGAGAGGCAATGCGTAAAAGCAAAACTTGCAGCGCTAAATTAGTGAAAATAGGTCAAAAAATTAACCCGACAGATACAACTACAGTTACAAGTCCAGTAATCAGAGGTAATCCTGAGTCGTGTTTGATAACTGGCGATCGCAATTTAAAAGGTATTGTTTTAAATCACAATGTAACTACTCACGACGATAGTAACGAAACACCTTGGGAAATTACCTTTGACTATAAAGGGAGGACTAACGCCGTTACAAATGCTGGGACAGTTTTCTTCTCTATACCTAACACACCTAGTCAAGAGAAATGTATCACCACATCTCAAGGTATAGGTTTATTTAGAACAGGGAAGAGAAATGGCAATAGTTGCAAAACTACTCAACTTGAATAA